In the Vicugna pacos chromosome 24, VicPac4, whole genome shotgun sequence genome, one interval contains:
- the LOC140688979 gene encoding rho GTPase-activating protein 20-like: MGDCTNKAGEAINAPKSFVLGWPTVNFVATFNSSERRDKWRTFLERYIDLAKEKEQPKTIPLKIFTEDINNCASSITIKILNTHTVNDVINLSLSKLGITGSEKDYQLWVTAGKKNASYPLIGHENPFGIKTSHLPATALLPQGPEDSASPSALLEAILLEKRSPDTQGQFVLKPRHPARSQQGRAKRTYVTNWAFWRRPRPRQDNQRPPPPSAKRGQLFGAPLGDVCVDDKLPAPVLEMLSTLSQKGPLTKRIFLKNASKTSCRALKQRLDSGDTVNMEDESILVLASVLKDFLQNIEGGIFTASLLDKWLRILDDGKPEEKITATRRLLDKLPKANADLLRHLFGALHNIEHHSTFNHMTSYNLAQCIAPSLLGPPNATSSHLQEDLTKMVSLVQFLLENHLQLWGEDTPPLWGGRAATPDEVTTGCLESTRMMVAVIYTNPQGQYEAKCPSSTGQRTCLSTIFEVPEEEEWP; the protein is encoded by the exons ATGGGCGACTGCACAAATAAAGCAGGGGAAGCCATCAATGCCCCCAAGTCCTTCGTCTTGGGCTGGCCCACGGTCAACTTTGTGGCCACTTTTAA TTCTTCAGAAAGAAGGGACAAATGGCGCACCTTCCTTGAGAG ATACATCGATCTCGCCAAGGAGAAGGAGCAGCCAAAAACCATTCCACTGAAAATCTTTACTGAGGACATCAACAACTGTGCCTCT tctataacaataaaaatactgaatacacacaCAGTGAATGATGTCATCAACCTCTCACTGTCAAAGCTGGGAATCACT GGCTCTGAGAAAGACTACCAGCTGTGGGTGACTGCTGGCAAGAAAAACGCCTCATACCCACTCATTG GCCACGAAAACCCATTTGGCATTAAAACCAGCCACCTTCCAGCTACTGCGCTCCTGCCACAGGGACCAGAGGACTCCGCCTCTCCTTCTGCCCTCCTGGAGGCCATCCTCTTAGAGAAGAGGTCCCCAGACACCCAAGGCCAGTTCGTCCTTAAGCCCAGGCACCCAGCCAGGAGCCAGCAGGGGAGAG CTAAGAGAACTTATGTCACCAACTGGGCCTTTTGGCGGCGCCCCCGCCCTCGCCAGGACAACCAGCGCCCACCTCCACCATCTGCAAAGCGAGGACAGCTTTTTGGAGCTCCACTGGGGGACGTGTGTGTGGACGACAAGCTGCCCGCCCCAGTTCTG gAGATGCTTTCCACTCTCAGTCAGAAAGGGCCACTCACAAAGCGCATTTTCCTCAAAAATGCCAGTAAAACATCCTGCAGGGCCCTGAAGCAGAGGCTGGATTCCGGGGACACAGTAAACATGGAGGATGAGTCCATCCTGGTGCTGGCATCCGTCTTAAAG gatttccttcagaaCATCGAAGGCGGGATTTTCACAGCAAGTCTGCTCGACAAATGGCTCAGAATCCTTGATGACGGAAAACCAGAGGAAAAAATAACTGCAACCAGGAG ACTTTTGGACAAGCTGCCAAAGGCCAACGCTGACCTCCTGAGACACCTTTTCGGAGCACTCCACAACATCGAGCACCACTCCACCTTCAATCACATGACATCATATAACTTAGCACAGTGCATCGCCCCAAGCCTTCTGGGTCCACCTAATGCCACCAGTTCACACTTGCAAGAGGACTTGACAAAAATG GTTTCTCTGGTCCAGTTCCTCCTCGAGAACCACCTCCAGCTCTGGGGAGAAGACACCCCTCCCCTCTGGGGAGGGCGCGCGGCCACTCCTGACGAAG TGACAACAGGATGCCTGGAATCAACACGAATGATGGTGGCAGTCATTTACACAAACCCACAAGGGCAGTACGAGGCCAAATGCCCATCCAGCACAGGTCAACGCACTTGTCTGTCCACGATTTTTGaagtcccagaagaagaggagTGGCCATAA